A part of Maridesulfovibrio hydrothermalis AM13 = DSM 14728 genomic DNA contains:
- a CDS encoding basic amino acid ABC transporter substrate-binding protein, translating to MLKKIVVVLMLSLFVALPAFAGSKAPVITIASDCTWPPMEFVNKDKQVVGFSVDLMKACAKAAGYEVKIKNVAWDGIFAGLAGGRYDAICSSVTINEKRKKIMDFSVPYFEVQQSVVTNKDSDAKTLSDLKGRNVGAQIGTTGYFAIKGAEGVTPKSYDEIGLAIEDLYNGRLAAVVCDDPIAADFALQQEDYSKRLKIAFVVKSDKAEYLGVAVKKGNTEIINLINKGLAAVRADGTYDKIKAKWFGSN from the coding sequence ATGTTGAAAAAGATTGTCGTCGTCTTGATGCTTTCATTATTTGTAGCTTTACCTGCTTTTGCCGGCAGTAAAGCTCCCGTAATTACAATTGCTTCTGACTGCACATGGCCCCCTATGGAGTTTGTTAATAAAGATAAACAGGTAGTTGGTTTTTCTGTTGATCTTATGAAAGCTTGTGCAAAGGCTGCCGGTTATGAAGTAAAGATCAAGAACGTTGCATGGGACGGCATCTTTGCCGGACTTGCCGGCGGAAGGTACGATGCAATCTGTTCCTCCGTTACTATTAATGAAAAACGTAAAAAAATTATGGACTTCTCTGTTCCTTATTTTGAAGTTCAGCAGTCTGTAGTTACTAATAAAGATTCCGATGCAAAAACTCTTTCCGACTTGAAAGGCCGTAATGTTGGTGCTCAGATCGGTACAACCGGATATTTTGCTATTAAAGGCGCAGAAGGTGTTACCCCGAAGTCTTATGATGAAATCGGTCTTGCTATAGAAGATCTTTACAACGGCCGTCTTGCCGCGGTTGTTTGTGATGACCCTATCGCAGCTGACTTTGCTTTGCAGCAGGAAGATTACTCAAAGAGACTCAAGATTGCTTTTGTTGTTAAAAGCGATAAAGCCGAGTACCTCGGCGTTGCTGTAAAAAAAGGCAATACTGAAATTATTAATCTCATCAACAAGGGTCTCGCTGCTGTTAGAGCTGACGGCACTTATGATAAAATTAAAGCTAAGTGGTTCGGTAGCAACTAG
- a CDS encoding amino acid ABC transporter permease, which produces MTDKQIKIEVTDGASIPDSEDRGIFNAWWVSFIGAVGTIAYLVITKPEPYREILMFVPDGILVTFEVTICSILGALVIGLFAGLGRISSNSLINLIASTYIEIVRGIPLLVQLFYIYYAMGRVFQVPDMLSAIIAMSVCYGAYMGEVFRAGIESIDPGQTEAARSLGFNKNETMFLVILPQAWRTILPPVGNEFIALLKDSSLVSILAVADILRRGREFAAESFQYFETYTMIALLYLLITLILSKGVSHMEERLNHYDR; this is translated from the coding sequence ATGACAGATAAACAAATCAAAATTGAAGTTACTGACGGGGCCAGTATTCCCGACAGCGAAGACCGGGGAATTTTCAATGCATGGTGGGTCTCCTTCATCGGTGCGGTAGGAACCATTGCCTATCTGGTTATCACAAAGCCTGAGCCGTATAGAGAGATTTTAATGTTTGTGCCGGATGGAATTTTAGTGACTTTTGAGGTTACTATCTGTTCTATTCTGGGGGCTTTGGTGATTGGCCTTTTTGCCGGACTGGGAAGAATTTCGAGCAACTCACTGATTAATCTCATTGCGTCAACTTATATTGAGATTGTCAGGGGTATTCCGCTTCTCGTTCAACTTTTTTACATTTACTATGCAATGGGCAGGGTGTTTCAGGTTCCCGATATGCTTTCGGCTATTATTGCCATGAGCGTATGTTACGGAGCATATATGGGTGAAGTGTTCCGGGCCGGTATTGAGTCGATTGACCCCGGCCAGACCGAGGCGGCAAGGTCGCTTGGATTTAACAAAAATGAGACTATGTTTCTTGTTATTTTGCCTCAGGCATGGAGAACTATCCTGCCGCCGGTCGGGAATGAATTTATTGCGCTTTTAAAAGATTCTTCTCTTGTTTCCATTCTGGCTGTAGCTGATATCTTAAGGCGCGGTCGTGAATTTGCCGCTGAAAGTTTTCAGTATTTTGAAACTTACACAATGATCGCTCTTTTGTACCTTTTGATCACACTGATCCTTTCAAAGGGCGTAAGCCACATGGAAGAGAGGTTGAACCATTATGACCGCTAG
- a CDS encoding amino acid ABC transporter ATP-binding protein encodes MTASPIIEIKNVYKFFGDLAALSDVSLDIKPGEKVVIIGPSGSGKSTLLRSINRLEEINKGTIIVDGLDVHDKENDINTIRQELGMVFQSFNLFPHKTVLENLTMAPIKLKGLDKEEAKAVAVDLLKKVGIREKANVYPSKLSGGQQQRVAIARALAMNPKIMLFDEPTSALDPEMIGEVLDVMKNLAREGMTMVVVTHEMGFAREVADRIIFMEDGRIIASEAPEEFFSCTDHPRLKQFLDQIL; translated from the coding sequence ATGACCGCTAGTCCCATTATCGAAATTAAAAATGTCTACAAGTTTTTCGGTGATCTGGCTGCACTGAGTGATGTGTCTCTGGATATAAAACCCGGTGAAAAAGTTGTAATCATCGGTCCTTCTGGGTCCGGTAAAAGTACACTTCTGCGCTCTATCAACCGTCTGGAAGAGATCAATAAGGGAACTATTATTGTTGACGGTCTTGATGTGCATGACAAAGAAAATGATATCAATACCATCCGTCAGGAACTGGGGATGGTGTTTCAGTCATTTAATTTGTTTCCGCATAAGACAGTCCTTGAGAATTTGACTATGGCTCCTATCAAGCTCAAAGGGCTTGATAAAGAGGAAGCCAAAGCGGTGGCGGTTGATCTGCTTAAGAAAGTAGGGATCAGGGAGAAGGCTAATGTCTATCCTTCAAAGCTTTCCGGTGGTCAGCAGCAGAGGGTTGCCATTGCACGCGCTTTGGCGATGAATCCTAAGATAATGCTTTTTGACGAACCGACTTCCGCTCTTGATCCTGAAATGATCGGTGAAGTTCTTGATGTTATGAAGAATCTTGCCCGTGAAGGGATGACTATGGTGGTTGTAACGCATGAAATGGGTTTTGCCAGAGAAGTAGCTGACAGGATCATTTTTATGGAAGACGGTCGTATCATTGCCTCCGAGGCTCCAGAAGAGTTTTTCAGCTGTACAGATCATCCTCGTTTAAAGCAGTTTTTGGATCAGATTCTGTAA
- a CDS encoding response regulator: MAGKRILVVDDERIVNLDIQATLKRLGYIIVGDAVSGDEAIEKAAKFKPDLVLMDIKLRGEMDGVEAANFIIKSYDVPVVFLTAYSDDQTLNRAKLSGPFGYLLKPFEERDLRSAIEIALYKHGMEQEFRQAVYDAEAANEAKSSFLATISHELRTPMNGILGLSEILLGTGLDNEQLEYVELIKGSATSLLRVLNDMLDYSKIERRILELREGTFDVRQTLGMIMSTHHEVAAKKGLQMECFVHPDVAGELQGDSGRLTQILNNLVSNGIKYTDKGGVTIEVMPDDFEADPYPEGCMRLLFIVSDTGLGISRDKADCIFDSFTQLEDYMTRKHGGIGLGLTISYNLVNMLQGSMWLETAPSNGSSFFFTAVFKRTRSIASSDAPSDNVYESAAFNSLKRILLADDNIITRRVVSAFLENANCELEIVENGRDAINVLQEKDFDLVIMDVQMPVMDGLEATRVIRSGQVANIDQNTPILALTAHAMKGDRERCLEVGMNGYLSKPFRSSSLIEAMRSVLKGAGSGQSAISISSDLDETSYLDLKGTIARLDGNDGLVREIYSHFLKLVPKHISAIEKLVDKCDVDALSHEILILRGLALDVGAHKICSLTDEIERHLKQGSLATVEGLVARMRSEADNTLAVMSDYIFKSSDFNCV, translated from the coding sequence ATGGCCGGCAAGCGGATTCTTGTTGTTGATGATGAACGTATTGTAAATCTTGATATTCAGGCAACCCTGAAACGTTTGGGATATATAATTGTCGGAGATGCGGTCTCCGGTGATGAAGCTATTGAGAAGGCAGCTAAATTCAAGCCTGATCTGGTTCTGATGGACATTAAACTCCGTGGTGAGATGGACGGGGTTGAAGCTGCCAATTTTATTATTAAAAGTTATGATGTTCCCGTTGTATTTCTTACCGCTTATTCTGACGATCAGACTCTGAACAGAGCAAAACTGTCCGGACCTTTCGGGTATCTTTTGAAACCTTTTGAGGAGCGCGATTTGCGCTCTGCTATTGAAATCGCTCTGTATAAACATGGGATGGAGCAGGAATTCCGGCAGGCTGTTTATGACGCTGAGGCTGCCAATGAAGCAAAAAGCTCGTTTCTGGCAACCATAAGTCATGAGCTGAGAACCCCTATGAACGGAATTCTGGGGCTTAGTGAAATTCTTCTGGGAACCGGCCTTGATAATGAGCAGCTTGAATATGTGGAGCTGATTAAAGGCTCTGCTACTTCTCTACTGCGCGTGCTGAATGATATGCTTGATTATTCAAAGATTGAGCGTCGTATTCTAGAACTGCGGGAAGGAACATTTGATGTACGCCAGACTCTGGGGATGATCATGAGCACTCATCATGAGGTGGCTGCTAAAAAAGGCCTTCAGATGGAGTGTTTTGTGCATCCTGATGTTGCAGGGGAATTGCAGGGGGATTCCGGCAGATTGACTCAGATACTTAATAATCTGGTCAGTAACGGTATCAAATATACCGACAAAGGTGGTGTCACCATTGAGGTTATGCCTGACGATTTTGAAGCCGATCCTTATCCTGAAGGGTGTATGAGGTTGCTTTTCATCGTGAGCGATACCGGACTCGGGATTTCCAGAGATAAAGCTGACTGTATTTTTGACAGTTTTACCCAGCTTGAAGATTATATGACCAGAAAGCATGGGGGAATAGGTTTGGGGCTGACCATTTCCTATAACCTTGTGAACATGCTGCAAGGATCAATGTGGCTGGAAACCGCTCCAAGTAACGGCAGCAGCTTCTTTTTCACGGCTGTTTTTAAAAGAACACGCAGCATTGCAAGCAGTGATGCACCCAGTGATAATGTTTATGAATCAGCGGCATTTAACAGCCTTAAACGCATTTTGCTGGCTGATGATAATATTATTACCCGCCGGGTGGTTTCAGCTTTTCTGGAAAATGCTAATTGCGAACTGGAGATTGTTGAAAATGGTCGGGACGCAATTAATGTATTGCAGGAGAAAGATTTTGATCTGGTCATAATGGATGTTCAAATGCCGGTGATGGATGGACTGGAAGCAACTAGAGTGATTCGTTCCGGTCAAGTTGCCAATATTGATCAGAATACACCCATTTTGGCGTTGACAGCTCATGCTATGAAAGGAGACAGGGAGCGATGCCTTGAGGTTGGAATGAACGGTTATCTGTCTAAACCTTTTAGATCCTCCAGTCTTATCGAAGCAATGCGTTCTGTCTTAAAAGGAGCGGGCAGCGGCCAGTCTGCAATTTCAATATCATCTGATTTAGACGAAACTTCTTATCTTGATCTCAAGGGTACAATTGCAAGGCTTGACGGAAATGATGGCTTGGTTCGAGAAATTTACAGCCATTTTTTAAAGCTGGTCCCTAAGCATATTTCAGCCATAGAGAAATTGGTGGATAAGTGTGATGTTGACGCTTTAAGCCATGAAATCTTGATTCTTCGCGGTCTGGCCCTTGATGTGGGAGCGCACAAGATTTGTAGTTTGACCGATGAAATCGAAAGGCATTTAAAACAGGGAAGTCTAGCAACCGTTGAAGGTCTGGTCGCACGTATGAGAAGCGAAGCAGACAATACTCTGGCGGTGATGTCAGATTACATTTTCAAGTCATCTGATTTTAATTGTGTTTGA
- a CDS encoding AI-2E family transporter → MTPPDKEIIKSPAIYTFFLILLLISAIALGYSVAKPFINTIVISVVLSGIFYPLTSRISRRIGNRNGLAAFLTVCIIVFAIIIPAIIFFFGLIGQGVSSVSAINEWLRTTDFSTLFNSDQYSSYIQWVEEHFPFLEISSMDIQSKVLEISRTFGQMMLTSGTWLAGNMASLVAHFLIMFFLVFSFLRDGKQFLARIRYLSPLKVEQEDFILSSLRKVSKSVLFGSLFVAFLQGVVGGIGLAIVGVPALFWGTMMSFTSLIPVLGTGLIWVPATVYLLIIGKTKMAIFLLLWCGVLVTGIDTVIRPIIVREASRVSTIYVFLAILGGISAFGPLGILYGPLTLTFLLVMLHIYGLEFQDVLKNKK, encoded by the coding sequence ATGACTCCTCCTGATAAAGAGATTATTAAATCTCCTGCCATCTACACTTTCTTTCTGATTTTGTTGCTTATCTCGGCTATCGCGCTGGGGTATTCGGTTGCTAAGCCGTTTATAAATACAATTGTCATTTCAGTTGTTTTGAGCGGAATATTTTATCCTTTAACCAGTCGTATCAGCCGGCGCATAGGAAACAGGAATGGTCTGGCTGCATTTCTTACTGTCTGCATAATTGTATTTGCTATTATCATTCCTGCCATAATTTTCTTTTTCGGTCTGATAGGTCAAGGGGTGTCTTCGGTTTCTGCCATCAATGAATGGCTCAGAACAACTGATTTTTCGACTCTTTTTAATTCAGATCAATACAGCAGCTATATACAGTGGGTTGAAGAGCATTTTCCATTTTTAGAAATCAGTTCTATGGATATTCAGTCAAAAGTGCTTGAGATTTCCAGAACTTTCGGCCAGATGATGTTAACTTCCGGAACTTGGCTTGCCGGGAATATGGCGAGTCTGGTTGCCCATTTTCTGATAATGTTCTTTCTTGTTTTTTCATTTCTGCGTGATGGAAAACAATTTCTTGCCCGTATAAGATATCTTTCTCCTCTCAAAGTTGAGCAGGAAGATTTTATTCTATCCAGTTTACGCAAGGTTTCAAAATCTGTCCTTTTCGGAAGTCTTTTTGTTGCTTTTCTGCAAGGAGTTGTCGGAGGAATCGGGCTGGCGATCGTAGGCGTTCCTGCTCTTTTCTGGGGTACGATGATGAGTTTTACTTCTCTTATCCCCGTTCTGGGGACAGGTCTTATCTGGGTTCCGGCAACGGTTTATCTGTTGATCATCGGTAAAACTAAAATGGCGATATTTCTGCTGCTTTGGTGTGGTGTCTTAGTTACCGGAATCGATACAGTTATCAGACCCATTATTGTCAGAGAGGCTTCTCGTGTCTCGACGATCTATGTCTTTTTAGCCATACTTGGCGGTATCAGTGCTTTCGGGCCATTAGGTATTCTTTACGGCCCGCTGACTCTTACTTTTCTACTGGTTATGCTTCATATCTATGGTCTTGAATTTCAGGATGTGCTTAAAAATAAAAAGTGA
- a CDS encoding bifunctional metallophosphatase/5'-nucleotidase: MRYYIIITAIFTILLTPSSGFAARWDLVFLTTSGLNGQLLPAKEEGDRNNPAMVRTFGGFARIHSIFESYRKKYPDITFTVATGDDLMGESLTNQQGKVVFGTMNMMGFDVSTLGNHEFDRGSNFLVKCLNNKKFPTVLSNINIAQNNRLQKYIQKSIIIEKNFLKVGFMGMMLPDLTMISNPGSGISINPDIIKSARTTALKLKREDNADLIILLSHLTLKDQKKILEAVPEIDIICGGQSHKDIFPGQEIIARDAPTPGLMVQCGDHGRYVGILKIKMANDAIGEHEWTMIPITDQTKPKKEILDYINSQLEGKNSHQIVATSKIALDTKVGFIRTRTAPIGQLVSSIIRDKFKTDIAFQNSGGIRGDNIIPAGPVNGEDINAMFPFGNTVTVLKVTGKTIKQILERSVHKLPEPSGAFLQTSGLHYTLDLKKTPQSLEINSIGKPVKIKVPGSRISNIKIKDESGKFRKIKPDQKYSIATNSYLTRGGDGYIMLGKSPEKVETFIKVRDVIKSGLLDMKEVNINSKPNIFDTAGQPFFE, encoded by the coding sequence ATGCGGTACTACATCATAATAACAGCAATCTTTACTATCTTACTAACTCCTTCCTCAGGATTTGCCGCCAGATGGGATCTTGTCTTTCTGACAACATCTGGATTAAATGGTCAGCTGCTCCCTGCCAAAGAGGAAGGTGACCGGAACAATCCTGCGATGGTACGGACTTTCGGAGGATTTGCAAGAATTCACTCAATATTTGAATCATATAGAAAAAAATATCCGGATATTACTTTCACTGTTGCCACCGGTGATGACCTCATGGGCGAATCCTTGACCAACCAGCAAGGTAAAGTTGTTTTCGGCACAATGAATATGATGGGTTTTGACGTCTCCACACTGGGAAATCATGAATTCGACCGGGGGTCAAATTTTCTCGTAAAATGTTTGAATAACAAAAAATTCCCCACCGTTTTGAGCAATATTAATATTGCTCAAAACAACCGTCTACAAAAATATATTCAGAAATCCATCATTATTGAAAAAAATTTCCTTAAAGTCGGGTTTATGGGAATGATGCTGCCCGACTTAACAATGATCTCAAATCCCGGTTCCGGTATATCGATTAATCCCGACATCATAAAATCAGCCAGAACTACAGCCCTTAAACTTAAACGGGAAGATAATGCAGATTTAATTATATTGCTAAGCCATCTGACTTTAAAAGATCAGAAAAAGATACTGGAAGCAGTTCCTGAAATTGACATCATCTGCGGCGGGCAAAGCCACAAAGACATCTTTCCCGGACAGGAAATTATTGCACGGGATGCCCCCACCCCCGGGCTTATGGTCCAGTGCGGAGATCATGGACGGTATGTAGGCATTCTTAAAATTAAAATGGCAAACGATGCTATCGGTGAACATGAATGGACTATGATCCCCATCACCGACCAGACAAAACCGAAAAAAGAAATTCTAGATTATATCAACTCACAACTTGAGGGTAAAAATTCACACCAAATTGTCGCAACTTCAAAAATTGCACTGGATACCAAGGTAGGATTCATCCGCACCCGCACAGCCCCCATAGGTCAGCTGGTAAGTTCTATAATACGAGACAAATTCAAAACAGATATAGCTTTTCAAAATAGCGGTGGAATTCGCGGAGACAACATAATTCCAGCCGGCCCTGTAAATGGAGAAGATATTAACGCAATGTTTCCCTTTGGCAATACCGTCACCGTGCTGAAGGTGACTGGCAAAACCATTAAACAGATTCTTGAACGCTCAGTGCATAAACTCCCGGAACCCTCTGGAGCTTTTTTACAAACTTCAGGACTGCACTATACTCTGGACCTTAAAAAAACACCGCAGTCCCTTGAAATCAACTCAATCGGCAAGCCGGTTAAGATCAAGGTTCCTGGAAGCAGAATTTCAAATATAAAAATCAAAGATGAATCCGGTAAGTTTCGTAAAATAAAACCAGATCAAAAATATTCAATAGCTACAAACTCCTACCTGACAAGAGGTGGTGACGGATACATTATGCTCGGTAAATCACCCGAAAAAGTTGAAACTTTCATTAAAGTTCGCGACGTTATAAAATCCGGTCTGCTTGATATGAAAGAAGTCAATATAAACTCAAAGCCGAATATTTTTGATACCGCGGGGCAACCTTTTTTTGAATAA
- the mltA gene encoding murein transglycosylase A has protein sequence MVAFIVSGCATRTSTRIPATPVKDFVKIDSSQVKGLINRVYAQSGSDFSWMDLQKGVEYNLKYLSRKSGNKVAARYGKTEITWEMLRRTNEEFLDILPRLETSPELLEENFVWFELSPRTLLTGYYEPYLEASLTPDPAYPYPLYSVPSDLKKLDLGKFHHRWKGQQLLYRVENEKVMPYHDREAIDFNGALEGQGLEVAWVKDLVDVFILQIQGSGRLILPDGTVKHVLYAGKNGLKYVSLGKVLIQRGLLSKEGMSMQKIRSFLKENPQYVEDLLKTNPSYVFFRIDDEGPFGSMNAPLTPMISVATDSKVLPLGTLALLTTRLPEQGEKGKTPFAGIVMAQDRGGAIKGTRVDLFCGSGSDAEFLAGHLTSWSHIYVPVSRKYFEEKEEQ, from the coding sequence ATGGTGGCGTTTATAGTATCAGGTTGTGCAACAAGAACTTCCACCAGAATTCCGGCAACTCCAGTCAAAGACTTTGTAAAGATCGACAGTTCTCAGGTTAAGGGGTTGATAAATAGAGTTTACGCACAAAGCGGTTCTGATTTTTCCTGGATGGATTTGCAAAAGGGTGTGGAGTATAATTTAAAATATCTATCCCGCAAATCCGGAAACAAAGTTGCAGCCAGATATGGCAAAACGGAAATTACCTGGGAGATGTTGCGTCGAACCAATGAAGAATTTTTAGATATTCTTCCTCGCCTTGAAACTTCCCCTGAGCTTCTGGAAGAAAATTTTGTCTGGTTTGAACTTTCTCCGCGTACTCTTTTGACTGGTTATTATGAACCGTATCTTGAGGCATCACTTACGCCGGACCCGGCTTATCCATACCCGCTTTACAGCGTGCCTTCCGATCTGAAAAAATTGGATCTCGGAAAGTTTCACCATCGCTGGAAGGGGCAGCAGCTATTGTATCGCGTTGAGAATGAGAAGGTTATGCCCTATCATGATCGTGAAGCAATTGATTTCAATGGCGCATTAGAAGGACAGGGGCTTGAAGTTGCCTGGGTCAAGGATCTTGTTGACGTTTTTATTTTACAGATTCAAGGCTCGGGGCGGCTGATTCTTCCTGACGGAACAGTCAAGCATGTTCTCTATGCAGGTAAAAACGGATTGAAGTATGTCTCGCTTGGAAAAGTTCTGATTCAGCGTGGCCTGCTCTCCAAAGAAGGCATGAGTATGCAGAAGATCAGGTCTTTCCTCAAAGAGAATCCACAATATGTTGAAGACCTGCTGAAAACTAATCCGAGTTATGTATTTTTCAGAATTGATGATGAAGGACCATTCGGTTCTATGAATGCTCCGCTTACGCCTATGATAAGCGTAGCGACTGACAGTAAAGTACTGCCTCTCGGCACGCTTGCTCTGCTGACAACGCGACTCCCTGAACAGGGGGAGAAGGGCAAAACTCCGTTCGCCGGAATTGTAATGGCTCAGGATAGGGGCGGGGCCATCAAGGGAACACGGGTGGATCTGTTTTGCGGTTCCGGAAGCGATGCGGAATTTCTCGCCGGGCATCTTACTTCGTGGTCACATATTTATGTTCCCGTCAGTCGCAAGTATTTTGAGGAAAAAGAAGAGCAGTAA
- a CDS encoding MBL fold metallo-hydrolase, giving the protein MKVCITHIFHNCFVLDAGTSSYVFDIPAKRFRTGRAFEALQKTIADQDVTVFFTHSHLDHFAPDYVEVCSTAKSLKAVISDDIEEMYPELSFRNALIVEPDEKYSYGDVEIETLMSNDLGVAFIFKTREGLKVYNGGDLACWDWETASPAERNFTRIFFEEAVNRIADRQVQIAFSNVDRRLQNLAGGPQFIDKVQPQVFVPTHAFGRTQWLEGIHEKLGLDKERCFIYRRPGDSMCFEVDISRKGQ; this is encoded by the coding sequence ATGAAAGTCTGTATTACCCATATTTTTCATAATTGCTTTGTGCTGGACGCAGGGACTTCAAGTTATGTTTTTGATATTCCGGCAAAAAGGTTCAGAACCGGACGGGCGTTTGAAGCCTTACAGAAAACTATAGCAGATCAAGATGTGACGGTTTTTTTTACCCACAGTCATTTAGATCATTTTGCGCCTGATTATGTAGAAGTATGTAGTACGGCAAAATCTCTTAAAGCAGTCATATCAGATGATATAGAAGAGATGTATCCAGAGCTTTCATTTCGCAATGCACTCATAGTAGAGCCTGACGAAAAGTATTCTTATGGTGATGTAGAAATAGAGACACTTATGTCCAATGATTTAGGTGTGGCCTTTATTTTTAAAACTAGAGAAGGTCTTAAAGTATATAATGGCGGAGACCTTGCCTGCTGGGACTGGGAAACGGCATCTCCTGCCGAGCGGAATTTTACCCGTATTTTTTTTGAAGAGGCAGTAAACAGGATCGCCGACCGGCAGGTTCAAATTGCTTTTTCAAATGTTGATAGACGGTTGCAGAATCTTGCAGGCGGCCCGCAATTTATTGATAAAGTACAGCCGCAGGTCTTTGTACCTACTCACGCATTTGGCAGAACACAGTGGCTCGAAGGTATTCATGAAAAGCTCGGTTTAGATAAAGAAAGGTGTTTTATTTATCGAAGGCCGGGAGATTCAATGTGTTTCGAGGTGGATATATCCAGGAAAGGCCAATAA